AAAATAACCCGTGTGTACCAAAATTCACTAACCTTGGCACAAGCGCAAGAACCACGATTATTAATAGAGGAATTACTTTTTTACCCATTTCGTTACCGTGTATAAAGACAAATCCAGGGGCGTTATGACAGGAAATTTAACTAATAGCTGCAGATCAAACTTTTTTCGTAATTCAGCAATAACTTTATTATGACCGGACACATGTTCTTTATCATGATCAAACCCGAGTATCTTGAATAACCCGTCTGTAATAACATTTTTTGTGGGAATACCTACTATTAAGAAACCTTTTTCCGCCAAAATTCTATGAATTTCCTCAACTGCCGTTTTCGTGTCCTCTATATGCTCCATAACACTTAAACATACTACGCAATCAAATTGACCGGTTAAGTACTCCATCTTAAGAATATCGCCGGTTGATAACTGCGCATTAACACCTTCCTTTACCAGCATTTCATGCACTAACTTAACATTAGAATGAATATCCATACCGTACAATGACGCGCAATGTACCGAAAGTTCCGGAAGAAATATGCCGCTGCCATACCCTATCTCCAACAAATTATTGCAGTGCACGGTTTTAACAACCTTTTCTGCCATTTTTAAACGTTTTAGATACATGAATCCGGTTAATGGTTTATAGTAATACTCGATAGGATCTTCAGAATTAGTAACACGCATATTAGACTTCTGTGGTAGTTTCATCTTATATATTCTCCACCCGTGGCTATTTAGAACAACACAAACCTTTTAAAAGCCACCCATACCATCTTTAACAGCAACATCCCGTGTTTTACCACCTGTGTCTTCGGTGCGCCGTATACACGCGGGATATAATGTACAGGCACCTCCGCGACTTTCATATTATTCTTGATTACACTGTAGATAAGTTCGAAATCACCAAACGGGTCAAAATCACCCCATACCTTCAACGCATCAGTGATCTTTGTACGATAATTATTTTTTGAGATAGCTTTTAAACCGCATAACGTATCCGTAAAACGTTGACCCAGGAGTAATGAAAAAATAATACCAAACGAGCGGTTGCCTATATGATTAACAAACGGCATACTATCTTTATCCATACGGTAAACAAGCCGGCTTCCGTTGATATACTCTCCTATACCAGCTTTATATACATCATAAAATAACTGTACTTCTTCAGGTGGGGTAGTGAGGTCTGCTTCCAGTAGTATCATAAAATCACCGTTTGCGTTAAGATACCCTTTTCTGCAAGCGTCCGCTTTACCTTTACCATCCTGGATATACAACTTAATATCTTTTTCAGGATATTTTGTGATAATACGTTCAACTTCCGTGCGGGTATTATCCTTGGATCCGCCTTCCACAAACACGATCTCCGTATGCTTACCCATTACAGGTATACGCTGCACCAGAGGCTCAACATTTTTCTCTTCATCCCTGACACACAAGATCACAGATACTGTCATATCCTCCGCATTCTCCGGAGGTATCAACATACGCGATACACAGTATTGCATAATACACAACCTGCGCAGAAAAGGTATCTTTGCAAAGAATTTGTTCAAAATCTCGCTGATGACCGGTATGTATTTAGGGAACAATAAAGAATACCCGCGCTTGACCGGCTGATAGCCAGTGATCTCCAAAAAATTTTCTACATCATCGATTGATAACCAGTTATGGTTCATCTCCGGCATTTTTAACCCAACTTTTTCGCCGAACTTCAGTAATGGCTGCCATATCGGATTGTACTGCATAACAATTACGCGTGTATCACTGGTACAATGTTTTGTTATACGTTTGAACAATTTCTGAATATCCGCGGTTTCACTTAATGTGTTATTCAGGATAATATAATCAAACTTTTCATCTTCAGCGAAAGGAAACTTATCTTTCTCAATATCTGCACAAACAAATTTAGTATTGGTTTCCGGATAATTCTTACCTGCAAGCTCAACCATCTTCGGACTGATATCAATCCCTATACCGTATGAAGGTTTTAAACTCGCCAACAACGCACCGTTATGGCAGGACAGGTCAAGTACTTTACAGTTTTGCATTACTGCAAACCCCAATACCTCTTTTATAGTATTGTGGTAATACTTATTCCTACCCTGCCATTCATCAATTGTCCCGGCATAGTACTCGTAATGAGTGATAATATCAGCTTTATTAATCAAAGAAAACTTCTCCGTTCATAAGTTACCAACCCACTACT
This is a stretch of genomic DNA from Elusimicrobiota bacterium. It encodes these proteins:
- a CDS encoding class I SAM-dependent methyltransferase, with the protein product MKLPQKSNMRVTNSEDPIEYYYKPLTGFMYLKRLKMAEKVVKTVHCNNLLEIGYGSGIFLPELSVHCASLYGMDIHSNVKLVHEMLVKEGVNAQLSTGDILKMEYLTGQFDCVVCLSVMEHIEDTKTAVEEIHRILAEKGFLIVGIPTKNVITDGLFKILGFDHDKEHVSGHNKVIAELRKKFDLQLLVKFPVITPLDLSLYTVTKWVKK
- a CDS encoding glycosyltransferase, with translation MINKADIITHYEYYAGTIDEWQGRNKYYHNTIKEVLGFAVMQNCKVLDLSCHNGALLASLKPSYGIGIDISPKMVELAGKNYPETNTKFVCADIEKDKFPFAEDEKFDYIILNNTLSETADIQKLFKRITKHCTSDTRVIVMQYNPIWQPLLKFGEKVGLKMPEMNHNWLSIDDVENFLEITGYQPVKRGYSLLFPKYIPVISEILNKFFAKIPFLRRLCIMQYCVSRMLIPPENAEDMTVSVILCVRDEEKNVEPLVQRIPVMGKHTEIVFVEGGSKDNTRTEVERIITKYPEKDIKLYIQDGKGKADACRKGYLNANGDFMILLEADLTTPPEEVQLFYDVYKAGIGEYINGSRLVYRMDKDSMPFVNHIGNRSFGIIFSLLLGQRFTDTLCGLKAISKNNYRTKITDALKVWGDFDPFGDFELIYSVIKNNMKVAEVPVHYIPRVYGAPKTQVVKHGMLLLKMVWVAFKRFVLF